The proteins below come from a single Aptenodytes patagonicus chromosome 2, bAptPat1.pri.cur, whole genome shotgun sequence genomic window:
- the LOC143156073 gene encoding ubiquitin carboxyl-terminal hydrolase CYLD-like produces the protein MTMTSLLPSAGDGNCYYILTEDCAYGSKYFQAGNMCFCSERSYLRNFSDDRPPACFLKVIMLDDSSTVTINVEILQPVREEMAVFLLAVSSHNERLNYFLERLSLEAALRAVPGQKVMVEVDRQHFPGIIRYIGSIYKNTSAVLSPFFFGVELQGEGENRGRSDGSYHGTEYFKCKRNCGIFLPFSRVQFTPVPDDDYVKQKPKPDTEEGVPVKVGDAVSFYVDEVLTKGIAMAVYREGTQWFVKVCPEEEGTTDIFREIPMDSVVKESLQSLFSPFEPDVGLAHPSQMKREISESGEECESGNSSLEVNSMVQITLDKGNQVSGIIRWLGYLPQIKHKMAGVELDEDKGVTAGEWLGKYYFHCAPKRGLFVKLQSCQPDVRFQCSRNSDLSLVDYRGQEVLPQAPDSFPPLRNEAAVRVLRGRMKGIQGHCNSCYMDAALFSLFSCTSALDSMLFKPFPLCDRNVQSILRDEIVNPLRKTGFVRARSVMHLREQLTEKGQCSSFTNAEKDPEEFLNLIMHQILGIEPLLKLQSEGQKEQDCYCYQIFMDKQEDLVVPDVQQLVEHSFLSSDLKLVEIPSCFIIQMPRFGKEYKMFSKIIPSLELDITDLLLDSPRECCVCGDVATLECSECFKDKVFAATGLKQFCSSCSRQVHSHYRRKTHKPTRLHIPEEFHSRSPRGSQQVPREKMELFAVLCIETSHYVSFVKYGPENEHWMFFDSMADRHGDENGFNIPMVTLCPEVAKYLDLPLAVLALEQPRDMDGVAKRLFCDAYMYMYQSKKMALYK, from the exons ATGACGATGACCAGCCTCCTGCCTTCAGCGGGGGACGGAAACTGCTATTACATCCTGACAGAAGACTGTGCCTATGGCAGCAAGTACTTCCAAGCTGGGAACATGTGCTTCTGCAGCGAGAGAAGCTACCTGCGCAACTTCTCCGATGACAGGCCCCCGGCTTGCTTCTTGAAAGTCATCATGCTGGATGACAGCTCCACTGTCACGATAAACGTAGAAATCCTTCAGCCTGTGCGCGAGGAGATGGCCGTCTTCCTCCTGGCCGTCAGCAGCCACAACGAACGTTTGAACTACTTCTTGGAGAGGCTGAGCCTCGAAGCAGCTCTGCGGGCCGTGCCAGGCCAAAAAGTGATGGTGGAGGTCGACCGGCAACATTTCCCTGGTATCATCCGCTACATCGGGAGCATTTACAAAAACACGTCGGCTGTGCTGTCTCCGTTCTTCTTCGGGGTGGAGTTACAG GGCGAGGGTGAAAACAGAGGGCGCAGCGATGGATCTTATCACGGCACAGAGTATTTCAAGTGTAAGCGGAACTGCGGGATCTTCCTGCCGTTTAGCAGAGTCCAGTTTACTCCCGTGCCGGATGACGACTACGTGAAACAGAAGCCAAAACCGGACACGGAGGAGGGGGTTCCTGTGAAAGTGGGAGATGCGGTTAGCTTCTACGTGGATGAGGTCCTCACAAAAGGAATAGCGATGGCAGTTTACAGGGAGGGAACGCAGTGGTTCGTTAAAGTTTGCCCG gaagaagaaggaacaactgacattttcagagaaatcCCTATGGACTCTGTTGTGAAGGAAAGCTTGCAAA GTTTATTTTCACCGTTCGAGCCCGACGTGGGCTTGGCACACCCAAGCCAAATGAAACGAGAGATAAGCGAGAGCGGTGAGGAGTGTGAAAGTGGGAATTCATCCCTGGAGGTGAACTCCATGGTCCAGATCACCTTGGACAAGGGAAACCAGGTTTCGGGAATCATCCGCTGGTTGGGCTACCTGCCCCAAATTAAGCACAAAATGGCAGGAGTTGAACTG GATGAAGATAAGGGGGTCACTGCTGGCGAATGGCTGGGTAAATACTACTTCCACTGCGCTCCGAAGCGCGGCCTCTTCGTGAAGCTGCAGTCCTGCCAGCCCGACGTTCGCTTCCAGTGTTCGCGCAACAGTGACCTGAGCCTCGTGGATTACA GAGGGCAGGAAGTTCTTCCACAGGCTCCAGACAGTTTTCCTCCCCTCAGGAACGAGGCAGCAGTGCGTGTCCTGCGAGGGCGGATGAAGGGGATTCAAGGCCACTGTAATTCCTGCTATATGGACGCAGCTCTCTTCAG CCTCTTCTCCTGTACGTCTGCGCTGGACTCCATGCTCTTCAAGCCCTTCCCACTGTGTGACAGGAATGTCCAGAGCATTCTGCGGGATGAGATTGTTAATCCCCTTCGAAA GACTGGCTTCGTCAGGGCTAGGAGTGTGATGCACCTTAGGGAGCAGCTAACTGAAAAGGGCCAGTGTTCAAGCTTTACCAACGCTGAGAAAG ATCCTGAGGAGTTCCTCAATCTCATCATGCATCAGATCCTGGGAATAGAGCCACTCTTGAAGCTGCA GTCAGAAGGCCAGAAGGAGCAGGACTGTTACTGTTACCAGATATTTATGGACAAACAGGAGGATCTGGTGGTTCCCGACGTGCAGCAGTTAGTGGAACACTCCTTCCTGTCCTCTGATCTGAAGCTAGTGGAG atCCCATCTTGCTTCATTATCCAAATGCCACGTTTTGGGAAGGAATATAAAATGTTCAGTAAAATCATTCCTTCCTTGGAGCTGGATATAACAGATCTGCTGCTTGACA GTCCCAGGGAGTGCTGCGTGTGCGGCGATGTCGCCACCCTGGAGTGTTCGGAGTGTTTCAAAGACAAGGTATTCGCAGCTACGGGCCTGAAGCAgttctgcagctcctgctccagacAG GTTCACTCCCACTACCGACGCAAAACGCACAAGCCAACTAGGCTGCACATCCCGGAAGAGTTTCACAGCCGGAGCCCCCGGGGCAGCCAGCAGGTCCCTCGCGAGAAGATGGAGCTCTTCGCAGTGCTCTGCATCGAGACCAGTCATTACGTCTCCTTTGTGAAATACGGCCCTGAGAACGAACACTGGATGTTCTTCGACAGCATGGCTGACAGGCATG GTGATGAAAACGGCTTCAACATTCCCATGGTAACGCTGTGCCCTGAAGTTGCCAAATACCTGGACTTGCCACTGGCTGTGCTGGCCCTGGAGCAACCCCGGGACATGGATGGAGTGGCCAAGCGCCTCTTCTGCGATGCCTACATGTACATGTACCAGAGCAAGAAGATGGCGCTTTACAAATGA